The proteins below are encoded in one region of Methanosarcina barkeri 3:
- the ftsZ gene encoding cell division protein FtsZ, which produces MRSIVEEALARSAQEGRAGQREYSNLDYSNVVDSDVDAELEEILRSLKTTIKVIGCGGGGSNSIQRMMGEGIQGADLIALNTDAQHLLHIRSGKKILIGKKKTRGLGAGSLPQIGEDAAIESIDEINSVVEGSDMVFITAGLGGGTGTGSAPIVAEAARDAGALTIAVVTLPFSVEGHVRRTNAEAGLERLRDVADTVIVVPNDKLIEVVPRLPLQAAFKVSDEVLMRAVKGITELITKPGLVNLDFADIRTVMQNGGVAMIGLGESDGENKAVESVQKALRSPLLDVDISGATSALVNVVGGPDMTISEAESVVQEVYSRIDANARLIWGAQVDPDLEQTVRTMIVVTGVTSAQIYGHGNDKDITFKYGIDFVE; this is translated from the coding sequence ATGAGATCCATTGTGGAAGAGGCCCTTGCTCGATCTGCCCAGGAAGGACGTGCCGGGCAGAGGGAGTACTCAAATTTAGATTATTCTAACGTAGTAGACTCAGATGTTGACGCCGAACTCGAAGAGATTCTCAGAAGCCTTAAAACAACTATCAAAGTGATAGGGTGCGGAGGCGGCGGTTCAAACAGCATCCAGCGCATGATGGGTGAAGGGATACAGGGAGCTGACCTTATTGCCTTGAATACCGATGCCCAGCATCTTCTTCATATACGCTCCGGCAAAAAGATTCTTATCGGAAAAAAGAAAACCCGTGGACTTGGAGCCGGCAGCCTCCCCCAGATTGGAGAAGATGCTGCAATCGAAAGTATTGACGAAATTAACAGCGTTGTCGAAGGTTCTGATATGGTCTTTATTACCGCAGGTCTCGGAGGAGGGACCGGTACAGGATCAGCACCTATAGTAGCTGAGGCTGCTAGAGATGCAGGAGCCCTTACGATTGCAGTCGTCACCCTGCCTTTCAGTGTGGAAGGTCATGTACGCAGAACCAATGCTGAAGCCGGTCTTGAACGCCTTAGAGATGTCGCAGACACGGTAATAGTTGTTCCCAACGATAAGCTGATCGAAGTAGTTCCGAGGCTCCCGCTTCAGGCTGCCTTCAAAGTATCAGATGAAGTTCTTATGAGAGCCGTAAAGGGTATAACCGAACTTATCACAAAGCCTGGACTCGTAAACCTTGATTTTGCAGATATTAGAACTGTTATGCAGAACGGAGGCGTTGCAATGATAGGACTTGGGGAATCCGACGGGGAAAACAAAGCTGTAGAATCAGTACAGAAAGCTCTACGCAGTCCGCTTCTTGACGTCGACATATCAGGTGCAACTTCTGCTCTTGTTAATGTGGTTGGGGGCCCTGACATGACAATTTCGGAAGCTGAATCTGTGGTTCAGGAAGTTTATAGTCGGATAGACGCAAATGCCCGCCTGATTTGGGGTGCACAGGTTGATCCTGATCTCGAGCAGACAGTGCGCACTATGATCGTGGTTACTGGAGTAACATCCGCCCAGATTTACGGTCACGGAAACGACAAAGATATTACCTTTAAGTATGGAATTGATTTTGTAGAGTGA
- a CDS encoding S-adenosyl-l-methionine hydroxide adenosyltransferase family protein codes for MPLISLTTDFGDLYPAAMKAVILGINPAVQIVDITHSIRQAGIREGAFALYSLVRYFPQGTIHIGVIDPGVGTSRRALAIKAGCEGEEQFFVGPDNGLLIPAARSLGKMEVYEITNPELMLKSGVSATFHGRDIFAPAGARLSKGTPIEAVGPRISDFVNLDFENFGIDGPFIIGEVIFADSFGNVITNIPEEIVLKFSSFGSQIEINSRRISFVQTYSFVGEKEPLALIGSHRFLEIAVNKGNAARQFGLKSRDQVVVKTV; via the coding sequence ATGCCTTTAATTTCCCTAACCACCGATTTTGGAGACCTCTATCCCGCAGCCATGAAAGCCGTAATTCTGGGAATAAACCCTGCTGTACAGATTGTTGATATCACTCACTCCATCCGACAGGCAGGAATCCGGGAAGGAGCTTTTGCGCTTTACTCCCTTGTTCGATATTTCCCGCAGGGAACCATACATATAGGCGTTATCGATCCCGGAGTCGGAACTTCACGCCGCGCTCTTGCCATTAAAGCAGGCTGTGAAGGAGAGGAACAATTTTTTGTCGGCCCTGACAACGGTCTGTTGATCCCTGCAGCTCGCAGCCTTGGAAAAATGGAAGTCTACGAAATCACAAATCCTGAACTTATGCTGAAATCAGGAGTTTCTGCAACTTTCCATGGCAGGGATATTTTTGCACCTGCAGGGGCCCGTCTCTCAAAAGGCACACCTATCGAGGCTGTAGGACCGAGAATTTCGGACTTTGTTAACCTTGACTTTGAAAATTTCGGAATTGACGGTCCCTTCATTATAGGTGAGGTTATTTTTGCAGACAGCTTCGGAAATGTTATTACCAATATCCCGGAAGAAATAGTTTTAAAATTCTCTAGTTTTGGCTCACAGATAGAAATAAACAGCAGAAGGATCTCCTTTGTTCAAACCTATAGTTTTGTAGGGGAGAAAGAGCCCCTTGCCCTTATAGGCAGTCACAGATTCCTGGAAATTGCCGTAAACAAAGGAAATGCTGCACGTCAGTTCGGACTTAAAAGCAGAGATCAGGTAGTAGTAAAGACTGTATGA
- a CDS encoding HEAT repeat domain-containing protein has product MKLTSLKTYKLEVFFLFALVILSIFTLSGNGNADNSAASSGGTFWLPSTVMQSVAALYAVFIAIFILSLQSNRDSTNSIANRIKPLLKIVSYTAAGTIYFNGLILIVFSFGSFSEAKMKLLLISSLISMVLSLVAIVYSSMNLLSNVSGLKTSSEKLSYISDLLRGQEENPVNPLKQSEKDTQFCIKALEDENPEVRTIAAEALGQARGPEVEKALLGLLEDKNSRVRITAARNLGRIGTENASVPLIKRLAVDKDPVFRACAIESLGNLKDKQAIEPLIKSLDDKVPEVRITAARFLGILGDEKAEEALIAKLDKSSPELQKQIVLALGSSGSKKPTGLSSKKAAEALIRKLRNKDPEIRKCAAESLGKLENPESVAPLLKCLDDTNPEVRNAAAYSLGTLRAEKAIDALLEMLAEEDSELRITAVYALGNISSRKAVDALLETLNDSNPWVRRYAAEALAKIGDQKATASLVKNLNDPDPEVRWATAEALRVLDKQNSR; this is encoded by the coding sequence ATGAAACTGACTTCCTTGAAAACTTACAAGCTTGAAGTTTTCTTTTTATTTGCTCTGGTTATTTTGAGCATTTTTACCCTCTCAGGAAATGGAAATGCAGATAATTCTGCAGCAAGCTCTGGGGGAACTTTCTGGCTTCCCTCAACAGTAATGCAATCAGTAGCCGCATTGTATGCCGTGTTTATTGCTATTTTCATATTATCTCTGCAAAGCAACAGGGACAGCACTAACTCAATTGCCAACCGTATAAAACCGCTTCTGAAGATAGTATCATATACAGCAGCAGGGACAATATATTTTAACGGACTGATACTGATTGTTTTTAGCTTTGGCTCATTTTCCGAAGCCAAAATGAAACTTCTACTGATTTCCTCTCTTATTTCAATGGTTCTATCCCTTGTAGCCATCGTTTACTCCTCTATGAACCTGTTAAGCAACGTTTCGGGTTTAAAAACCTCTTCTGAAAAGCTTTCATACATTTCGGATCTTCTTAGAGGACAGGAAGAAAATCCTGTTAACCCACTTAAACAAAGCGAAAAAGATACACAATTCTGCATCAAAGCTCTGGAAGACGAAAATCCTGAGGTCAGAACAATTGCAGCCGAAGCCCTGGGCCAGGCAAGAGGCCCTGAAGTAGAGAAGGCACTTCTTGGACTCCTTGAGGACAAGAATTCAAGAGTAAGAATAACTGCAGCCAGAAACCTTGGTCGGATAGGAACAGAAAATGCATCAGTGCCGTTAATTAAACGATTGGCTGTAGACAAAGACCCTGTGTTCCGAGCGTGTGCTATAGAATCCCTTGGGAACCTTAAAGACAAACAGGCAATTGAACCTTTAATTAAGAGCCTGGACGACAAGGTTCCCGAAGTCAGGATAACTGCAGCCCGTTTCCTGGGGATTTTAGGTGATGAGAAAGCTGAGGAAGCCCTTATCGCAAAACTGGATAAGAGCTCTCCAGAACTGCAAAAACAGATAGTATTGGCTCTGGGGAGCTCTGGCAGCAAAAAACCCACAGGACTCAGTAGTAAAAAAGCCGCAGAAGCCCTTATCCGCAAACTAAGAAATAAGGACCCCGAAATTCGAAAGTGTGCTGCCGAATCCCTTGGAAAACTGGAAAATCCAGAATCAGTAGCCCCACTTCTCAAATGCCTTGATGATACGAATCCTGAAGTAAGAAATGCTGCTGCTTACTCTTTAGGAACTCTTAGAGCTGAAAAAGCAATAGACGCTCTTCTGGAAATGCTGGCCGAAGAAGATTCCGAACTCCGAATCACTGCAGTCTATGCCCTTGGGAATATAAGCAGCCGAAAAGCCGTTGATGCACTTCTCGAAACTCTCAATGACAGCAACCCCTGGGTCAGACGGTACGCCGCCGAAGCCCTTGCAAAAATAGGTGATCAAAAAGCAACAGCTTCCCTTGTCAAAAACTTAAACGATCCTGACCCTGAAGTCAGGTGGGCTACGGCTGAAGCTTTAAGGGTACTGGATAAGCAGAACTCAAGGTAA
- a CDS encoding DUF1616 domain-containing protein, translating to MMYIRRLVILILISLALLASGCEEIMNVKQSSESLQEPSTEFYILGPDGTAENYPIDYVLGENGTVIIGIINHEQKPVNYTLEVKLEDMPLPLSDIWKKICLGNNETLEKAVTITPLFEGTNMKLQFLLYNNDKKDMLEENVSIPYRNLNLWINVTTQNFSKNNSTPSTAI from the coding sequence ATGATGTATATAAGGAGATTAGTCATACTGATTCTAATAAGCCTTGCTCTTCTTGCATCGGGCTGCGAGGAAATAATGAACGTCAAACAGAGTTCTGAATCCTTACAGGAACCCTCTACCGAATTTTATATTCTGGGTCCTGATGGAACAGCTGAAAATTATCCTATCGACTATGTACTCGGGGAAAATGGGACTGTAATAATAGGAATTATAAATCATGAGCAGAAACCCGTAAACTATACGCTGGAAGTCAAGCTCGAGGACATGCCTCTACCTTTGTCGGATATTTGGAAAAAAATATGCCTCGGGAACAATGAGACCCTGGAAAAAGCAGTCACTATAACTCCTCTCTTCGAGGGAACAAACATGAAACTTCAGTTTTTGCTCTATAATAACGATAAAAAGGACATGTTAGAAGAGAATGTCAGTATACCTTACAGAAATCTTAACCTATGGATAAATGTAACAACGCAGAATTTCTCGAAGAATAATTCAACTCCTTCAACGGCAATATAA
- a CDS encoding protein translocase SEC61 complex subunit gamma — protein MVESTFEPKINTESVGQVIRAHLRVLKLTRKPSREEFLTIAKVAGVGILAVGAIGFIVYVLLTMLPQWVAK, from the coding sequence ATGGTAGAATCCACGTTTGAACCGAAGATAAATACAGAAAGCGTTGGTCAGGTAATCCGGGCACACCTGAGAGTCCTGAAACTTACTAGAAAACCGTCCAGGGAAGAATTCTTGACCATTGCCAAAGTTGCAGGTGTTGGCATTCTGGCTGTGGGAGCAATAGGATTTATAGTATACGTACTGTTGACAATGTTGCCCCAGTGGGTGGCCAAATGA
- a CDS encoding proteasome-activating nucleotidase codes for MTESTKSKDESMRSHLGKPGPVYDGIEPGELGEVTESVQDRMRQLESRNSYLEEQCSQIESEKRYLENQKIKYEREIRKLQSELDRMKTSPLIIGTVIDVIKNDRIIVRSSNGPQFLVNVSQYIDEKKLLPGAKVALNQHTLAIAEVIPSTEEPFVAAMEVLESVEVDYDQIGGLDEQIQELQEAVELPLIEPERFARIGIEPPKGVLLYGLPGTGKTLLAKAVAHRTNATFIRVVGSELVQKYIGDGSKLVREIFEMARKKSPSIIFIDELDSIAARRLNETTGADREVQRTLMQLLAEMDGFDKRKNIRIIAATNRPDVLDPAILRPGRFDRLVHVPMPGVEARGKILKIHCEKMTLAGDIDFQRLAKATEGMSGADLKAIATEAGMFAVRKDKELIEMEDFLEAVDKVSMAADTQKMMPAVSLPETMFV; via the coding sequence ATGACGGAAAGTACCAAAAGTAAGGATGAAAGCATGCGCAGTCACCTTGGTAAGCCCGGACCTGTGTATGACGGAATCGAGCCTGGAGAGCTGGGGGAAGTAACTGAAAGCGTCCAGGACCGAATGAGGCAACTTGAAAGCCGAAACAGTTATCTGGAAGAGCAGTGCAGCCAGATCGAATCCGAAAAGCGTTATCTGGAAAACCAAAAAATAAAGTACGAACGAGAGATCCGAAAGCTGCAGTCTGAACTCGATCGGATGAAGACCTCTCCGCTCATCATTGGTACGGTCATCGACGTAATTAAGAACGATAGGATAATTGTCCGAAGTAGCAACGGACCTCAATTTCTGGTTAATGTCTCACAATATATCGATGAGAAAAAACTGTTGCCAGGGGCAAAAGTTGCCCTGAACCAGCATACGCTTGCTATTGCCGAGGTCATTCCTTCTACGGAAGAACCTTTTGTTGCTGCAATGGAAGTCCTTGAAAGCGTAGAAGTGGACTATGACCAGATCGGCGGTCTCGATGAGCAAATTCAGGAACTTCAGGAAGCTGTCGAACTTCCTCTCATTGAGCCGGAACGATTTGCCCGGATAGGTATCGAGCCGCCTAAGGGAGTTCTTCTTTATGGACTTCCGGGAACAGGCAAAACTCTGCTTGCGAAAGCTGTAGCTCACAGAACCAATGCAACCTTTATTAGAGTTGTAGGCTCTGAGCTCGTGCAAAAATACATTGGGGACGGTTCCAAACTCGTAAGAGAAATCTTCGAAATGGCCAGGAAAAAGTCCCCAAGTATTATTTTCATTGATGAGCTGGACTCAATTGCTGCAAGGCGTTTGAATGAAACGACTGGGGCAGACCGTGAGGTTCAGAGGACGCTTATGCAGTTGCTGGCAGAGATGGACGGCTTTGACAAAAGAAAAAATATCAGGATTATTGCAGCAACAAACCGTCCTGATGTCCTTGACCCGGCAATTCTCAGGCCAGGCCGCTTTGACAGGCTTGTCCATGTCCCTATGCCCGGAGTAGAGGCAAGAGGAAAGATTCTTAAAATCCACTGTGAGAAAATGACTCTTGCAGGAGATATTGACTTTCAGAGACTTGCAAAAGCTACCGAAGGAATGAGTGGAGCAGACCTGAAGGCAATCGCCACCGAAGCAGGTATGTTTGCGGTCAGGAAAGACAAAGAACTGATTGAGATGGAAGATTTCCTCGAAGCAGTGGATAAAGTCTCTATGGCTGCAGATACGCAGAAAATGATGCCTGCCGTCAGTCTCCCTGAAACCATGTTCGTGTAA
- the rpl12p gene encoding 50S ribosomal protein P1, whose translation MEYIYAALLLHNAGKAITEDAITAVLQAAGIEVNDARVKALVAALEGVDIEEAIAKAAFAAPAAAAAPAAAAAPAAEEAPAEEEKEEEEDHAEEDGMAGLGALFG comes from the coding sequence ATGGAATATATATATGCAGCTCTCTTATTGCACAACGCTGGTAAAGCAATTACCGAAGACGCAATCACTGCCGTTCTCCAGGCAGCAGGTATCGAAGTTAACGACGCTAGAGTAAAGGCCCTTGTCGCAGCCCTTGAAGGCGTGGACATAGAAGAAGCAATTGCAAAGGCCGCATTCGCCGCTCCTGCAGCCGCAGCCGCTCCTGCAGCCGCAGCCGCTCCAGCAGCAGAAGAAGCTCCTGCTGAAGAAGAGAAGGAAGAGGAAGAAGACCACGCCGAAGAAGACGGAATGGCCGGCCTCGGTGCTCTCTTCGGATAA
- a CDS encoding 50S ribosomal protein L10 yields MAEEKHHTEHVPEWKKNEIENIMELIQSHKVFGMVGIEGILATKIQKIRRDLKDVAVLKVSRNTLTERALNQLGESIPEMNKYLDKQTALVFTNESPFKLYKVLEQTKTPSPIKGGAIAPEDIIVQKGPTSFPPGPILGELQSAGIPASIDAGKVAVKETKVVCKAGEAVPQKLATMLAKLEIYPLIVGLDLRAAYDNGTIYEPELLAIDESQYFSDITRAAQNAFNLAVNTAYPTSATIGTLLAKAFAESKNLGVNAVVFDSGVMDTLLAKAHVQMTSVASKAADKDANAVDDQLREVLGAAASAAAAAAKVPEKKEEVKEEEKEEEEEEDRSEEDGMAGLGALFG; encoded by the coding sequence ATGGCAGAGGAGAAACATCACACGGAGCACGTCCCAGAGTGGAAAAAGAATGAGATCGAAAATATAATGGAGCTCATTCAGTCCCATAAGGTTTTCGGGATGGTCGGAATCGAAGGTATTCTTGCGACCAAGATCCAGAAAATTCGCAGGGACCTTAAAGATGTTGCAGTGCTCAAGGTTTCAAGGAACACCCTTACTGAGCGGGCTTTAAACCAGCTCGGAGAAAGCATTCCCGAGATGAATAAATACCTTGACAAGCAGACTGCTCTGGTATTTACTAATGAAAGTCCCTTCAAACTTTACAAAGTGCTAGAACAGACAAAAACTCCTTCTCCTATTAAAGGAGGTGCAATAGCTCCTGAGGACATTATTGTTCAGAAAGGACCTACCAGTTTCCCACCTGGTCCGATTCTCGGAGAACTCCAGAGTGCAGGAATTCCAGCTTCAATAGACGCAGGAAAAGTTGCAGTAAAGGAAACTAAGGTTGTCTGTAAAGCAGGTGAGGCAGTCCCTCAGAAGCTCGCAACCATGCTTGCAAAGCTGGAAATATACCCTCTCATTGTAGGGCTGGACTTAAGAGCCGCTTATGACAATGGGACAATTTACGAGCCGGAACTCCTTGCAATTGATGAAAGCCAGTACTTCTCTGACATTACCAGAGCAGCCCAGAACGCTTTCAACCTCGCTGTCAACACTGCATACCCGACAAGCGCAACAATCGGCACCCTGCTGGCAAAAGCCTTTGCAGAGTCAAAGAACCTTGGTGTCAATGCTGTCGTGTTTGATTCAGGAGTCATGGACACCTTACTGGCAAAAGCTCACGTCCAGATGACATCCGTTGCATCCAAAGCCGCAGACAAAGATGCAAATGCTGTGGATGACCAACTGAGGGAAGTTCTCGGAGCAGCTGCAAGCGCAGCAGCCGCAGCAGCCAAAGTGCCCGAGAAGAAAGAAGAAGTAAAGGAAGAAGAGAAAGAAGAGGAAGAGGAAGAAGACCGCTCCGAAGAAGATGGAATGGCCGGTCTTGGTGCTCTTTTCGGATAA
- a CDS encoding 50S ribosomal protein L1, with protein MAEKSILEAVKKLLEESPKRNFSESVDLAINLKNLDMNQPKNRVDEEVILPHGLGKELKIGVFAKGDVGLRAKAAGAAYVISDVELDELAADKNQARTLANECDLFIAETQFMPIIGKNLGIVLGPRGKMPIPLLPNKDIGELIQSKQNAVRLRSKDKLTFHVPVGRRNMNPDDLAENIETIVSRLERVLDKGKHNLRTVYVTTTMGKSERVV; from the coding sequence ATGGCAGAGAAAAGTATACTGGAAGCTGTCAAGAAACTTCTTGAAGAATCGCCAAAACGCAACTTCTCTGAAAGCGTGGACCTGGCGATTAACTTAAAGAATCTTGACATGAACCAACCGAAGAACAGAGTTGATGAAGAAGTAATTCTTCCTCACGGGCTCGGAAAAGAACTGAAGATCGGTGTTTTTGCAAAAGGTGATGTGGGCCTCAGAGCAAAGGCTGCCGGTGCTGCGTATGTTATTTCTGACGTTGAGCTCGACGAACTGGCGGCTGATAAAAACCAAGCCAGGACTCTTGCAAATGAATGTGACCTTTTTATCGCAGAAACCCAGTTTATGCCGATAATTGGTAAGAACCTGGGTATTGTTCTCGGACCCAGAGGGAAAATGCCTATTCCGCTTTTACCTAACAAAGACATAGGCGAACTTATCCAGAGTAAGCAGAATGCGGTCAGACTGAGGTCAAAAGACAAGCTCACTTTCCATGTGCCTGTTGGCCGAAGGAATATGAATCCCGATGACCTTGCCGAAAACATTGAGACTATAGTGTCCAGGCTGGAACGCGTACTGGACAAAGGCAAGCACAACCTGAGAACAGTCTATGTCACGACAACTATGGGAAAATCCGAAAGGGTGGTGTAA
- a CDS encoding DUF99 family protein has product MNSDFHIKPEIRILGIDDSALFNEKVMIVGAVFRGGNWIDGVLRSEITKDGLDATEVICRMIKKSKHYGQIRTVILDGITYGGFNVVDIQMLYRETGIPVVVVMRSYPDFEKIKSALKYFSDGAERWTIIKRAGKVERISREKSPIYIQRAGIGIETVKKIIQLTSIRSNIPEPLRVAHLIATGIILGESRGKA; this is encoded by the coding sequence GTGAATTCAGATTTTCATATCAAGCCTGAAATTCGAATTTTAGGTATAGACGATTCTGCGCTTTTCAATGAAAAAGTGATGATAGTCGGGGCTGTTTTTCGGGGAGGAAATTGGATTGACGGAGTCCTTCGGTCAGAAATCACAAAAGACGGGCTTGATGCTACTGAAGTTATCTGTAGAATGATAAAAAAGAGTAAACATTACGGCCAGATAAGAACGGTTATTCTCGATGGAATCACTTATGGAGGCTTTAATGTTGTCGATATACAGATGCTTTACAGGGAAACCGGAATTCCCGTAGTTGTAGTTATGCGTTCCTATCCGGATTTCGAAAAAATAAAATCCGCTCTTAAATATTTCTCAGATGGAGCGGAACGATGGACGATTATAAAACGAGCTGGGAAAGTAGAAAGAATATCAAGAGAAAAGAGTCCTATTTATATTCAGAGAGCAGGCATAGGTATAGAGACTGTTAAAAAGATTATTCAGCTTACCTCAATAAGAAGCAATATTCCTGAACCATTGAGGGTTGCTCACTTGATTGCAACAGGTATTATCCTGGGAGAGTCCAGAGGAAAAGCATAA
- a CDS encoding transcription elongation factor Spt5 — translation MSEDSQIFVIKTTANQERSVATALARISKKEKLDIRAILAPDELKGYVLVEAPKPGIVELAIQTIPHARALVKGSSSITEIEHFLKPKPTVTGIKEGAIIEVTSGPFKGEKARVKRVDEGHEEITVELFDAVVPIPITIRGDTVRILKKENE, via the coding sequence ATGAGTGAGGATTCACAGATATTTGTAATCAAAACCACGGCAAACCAAGAAAGGTCGGTTGCAACAGCCCTTGCCAGAATTTCGAAAAAGGAGAAGCTGGATATAAGGGCAATTCTGGCTCCTGATGAGCTAAAAGGATATGTCTTGGTCGAGGCTCCTAAACCCGGAATTGTAGAACTGGCAATCCAGACTATTCCCCATGCAAGGGCTCTTGTGAAAGGGAGCTCTTCAATTACTGAAATTGAGCATTTCCTTAAACCCAAACCAACAGTGACAGGGATCAAGGAAGGGGCTATAATTGAGGTCACTTCAGGACCCTTTAAAGGCGAGAAAGCTCGGGTTAAAAGAGTTGATGAAGGGCATGAGGAAATTACTGTGGAACTGTTCGATGCTGTGGTTCCGATTCCCATCACGATTCGTGGCGATACTGTAAGAATACTTAAAAAAGAGAATGAGTGA
- a CDS encoding 50S ribosomal protein L11 has product MTSIVEALVPGGKANPGPPLGPALGPLGVNIKEVVEKINEKTRDYNGMQVPVKVIVDDKKNVEIEVGTPPTASLIMKELGIQKGSGNAGSEVVGNLNISQVAKIARMKKEDVLSYDLKATMKEVIGTCVPMGVTVEGVKAKDSQKALDQGKFDDLLAGEEW; this is encoded by the coding sequence ATGACAAGTATTGTTGAAGCACTTGTCCCCGGAGGAAAAGCAAATCCTGGACCACCTTTAGGTCCGGCACTTGGTCCTCTTGGGGTCAACATAAAAGAAGTGGTCGAAAAGATCAATGAGAAAACCAGGGACTATAACGGCATGCAGGTTCCTGTAAAAGTAATTGTTGACGACAAGAAAAATGTCGAGATCGAAGTAGGTACTCCACCCACTGCATCCCTTATTATGAAAGAGTTAGGGATTCAAAAAGGGTCAGGAAATGCAGGAAGCGAAGTTGTCGGAAACCTCAATATTTCGCAGGTTGCAAAGATTGCCCGCATGAAGAAAGAAGACGTACTTTCTTACGATCTCAAGGCAACAATGAAAGAGGTAATAGGTACCTGTGTCCCTATGGGCGTGACCGTAGAGGGAGTTAAGGCTAAAGACAGCCAAAAGGCACTCGATCAGGGCAAGTTCGATGATCTGCTTGCCGGTGAGGAGTGGTAA
- a CDS encoding radical SAM protein, whose product MSRFDPILASRALWQIRVRKRPFVLSHGVNARCNMRCKFCEYWKKTGEEPTKEEIFKLLNDAREFGIGVYNAWTVEPLLRKDLPNIMAHAKRIGLITSMVTNGKLLYERAEELGDVDYLSVSVDGIDSYKEIRRMDFETLLKGLKKAIKVRKLQKKKNPILMNCVLTGKNLDDIETLILLAKKLGVKVSFEPVHEFPGISDEIWNDIGIRNKEKFHCTVDHIIELKKQGYPIINSKTYLKMVRDGKMDYKCRASGIIMNVTHDGTLETCRVHNESLGNVIWDGFESVWKNSEEHRKEIVENCSGCLFFGYTENSLMQSFNPEVLMHYEWM is encoded by the coding sequence ATGTCCCGATTTGATCCTATCCTGGCTTCAAGAGCGCTCTGGCAGATCCGTGTGAGAAAGCGTCCTTTTGTCCTTTCCCATGGTGTAAATGCCCGCTGCAATATGCGCTGCAAATTCTGTGAGTACTGGAAGAAAACCGGAGAAGAGCCGACCAAAGAAGAGATTTTCAAATTATTAAATGATGCGAGAGAATTCGGAATCGGAGTTTATAATGCCTGGACCGTAGAGCCTCTTCTTAGAAAAGACCTGCCTAATATTATGGCACATGCTAAAAGAATCGGTTTGATCACTTCCATGGTCACAAATGGAAAACTACTTTACGAGAGAGCGGAAGAGCTTGGAGATGTGGACTACCTTTCGGTTTCAGTGGATGGAATAGATAGTTATAAAGAAATCCGCAGGATGGATTTTGAAACTCTATTGAAGGGTCTAAAAAAAGCTATTAAGGTTAGAAAACTTCAGAAAAAGAAAAATCCCATTTTGATGAACTGCGTGCTAACAGGAAAAAACCTGGACGATATCGAGACACTTATTTTACTTGCAAAAAAGCTGGGAGTAAAGGTTTCCTTCGAGCCTGTCCACGAGTTTCCCGGAATCAGTGATGAGATCTGGAACGATATCGGGATTCGAAATAAGGAAAAGTTCCACTGTACAGTTGACCACATAATCGAGCTTAAGAAGCAGGGTTACCCTATAATCAATTCCAAAACCTATCTCAAAATGGTCAGGGACGGAAAAATGGACTACAAATGCAGAGCTAGCGGGATTATTATGAATGTGACGCATGACGGCACTCTGGAAACCTGCCGTGTGCATAATGAATCCCTTGGAAACGTGATCTGGGACGGTTTTGAGAGCGTCTGGAAAAACTCGGAAGAACACAGAAAGGAAATTGTTGAAAATTGCAGTGGCTGCCTCTTTTTCGGATATACGGAAAACAGTTTGATGCAGAGTTTTAACCCTGAAGTTCTGATGCATTACGAGTGGATGTAA